In Candidatus Sulfurimonas marisnigri, a single genomic region encodes these proteins:
- a CDS encoding F0F1 ATP synthase subunit C: MKKVLFLMVALATAAFAADGDVANQTLKAYSMIAAGLGLGLAALGGAIGMGHTAAATIAGTARNPGLGAKLMTTMFIALAMIEAQVIYALVIALIALYANPYLG, from the coding sequence ATGAAAAAAGTTCTATTTTTAATGGTAGCATTAGCTACTGCTGCATTCGCTGCTGATGGAGATGTTGCAAATCAAACTCTTAAAGCTTACTCAATGATCGCTGCTGGTCTTGGTCTTGGTCTTGCTGCTCTTGGTGGAGCTATCGGTATGGGTCATACTGCTGCTGCAACAATCGCTGGTACTGCACGTAACCCAGGTTTAGGTGCTAAACTAATGACTACAATGTTCATCGCTCTTGCAATGATCGAAGCACAAGTTATCTATGCACTTGTAATCGCACTTATCGCTTTATATGCGAACCCATATTTAGGTTAA
- a CDS encoding sensor domain-containing diguanylate cyclase, protein MSIKNKILLFITFILSIFSFALLTIIEVQQEEDMKILQTEYLKNTKNLYEKINKKYENFYSDKILFNSNFFYVKEAIKSRDKQLLYKLSSDTFIRLQKENPNLVIMNFHLPDNTLLLKMNQPHETYMYKNRSLLEKVHKSKEAAAGFYKDEDYLAYRIMQPIFYSEEYIGVLELGINIDYVLKDMKHYSNIEGVMFIENKLTYKTIENIEILDNIFEFSDIIKTRSSVYLSYFFSIKNSENISVANIHFFKNITKEANKFKKDEQIISTLLAGMVFLTLLVVSFGLKRSLKNLQDSYDDFSEHKDMVDDNIIIVETSSDGTIVGVSNRFCEISGYKEKELISKPFEMIMDSEIAEQTNKSIKESLQKDGEWSGDLKNRTKDGKIYWLSSKTESKIKDKKLICFNHIMHDVTYKKINEDLLLGDELTNMYNRRYFNDLFPRTAKGIKRNGGCFNLIVLDIDDFKNYNDIYGHDNGDKAIVDISNVIIKSFRRPDDFCFRLGGAEFGIIFKSANEDEGYLYTQVLRKNIEMIRIKHEGNVIYKVLTASFGLVSVMSDNIGDEKEIYKLAYEHLYRAKEDGRNKVIRKLA, encoded by the coding sequence ATGAGTATAAAAAATAAAATCCTTCTATTTATAACTTTTATTCTTTCAATATTTTCTTTTGCTCTGTTAACTATTATCGAGGTGCAACAAGAAGAAGATATGAAAATACTTCAAACAGAGTATTTAAAAAATACAAAAAATTTATATGAAAAAATTAATAAAAAATACGAAAATTTTTACTCTGATAAAATTTTATTTAACTCCAACTTTTTTTATGTGAAAGAAGCAATTAAAAGTAGAGATAAACAGCTTTTATATAAACTTTCATCTGACACATTCATAAGACTTCAAAAAGAGAATCCAAATCTAGTTATTATGAATTTTCACCTTCCGGACAATACTTTGTTGTTGAAAATGAATCAACCTCATGAGACATATATGTACAAAAATAGAAGTCTTTTGGAAAAAGTACATAAAAGTAAAGAGGCGGCTGCAGGATTTTACAAAGATGAAGATTATTTGGCATATAGAATTATGCAACCTATATTTTATTCTGAAGAGTATATTGGAGTTTTGGAATTGGGTATTAATATAGATTATGTTTTAAAAGATATGAAACATTATTCAAATATAGAAGGTGTTATGTTTATTGAAAATAAGTTAACATATAAAACTATTGAAAACATTGAAATACTTGATAATATATTTGAGTTTAGTGATATCATAAAAACAAGAAGCAGTGTCTATTTAAGCTACTTTTTTAGTATAAAAAACAGTGAAAATATATCTGTAGCAAATATTCATTTTTTCAAAAATATAACAAAAGAGGCAAATAAGTTTAAAAAAGATGAACAAATTATATCTACGCTTTTAGCTGGAATGGTTTTTTTAACATTGCTTGTTGTCAGTTTTGGACTTAAAAGAAGCCTGAAAAATCTGCAAGATAGCTACGATGATTTTAGTGAACATAAAGATATGGTGGATGATAACATAATTATTGTCGAGACCTCGTCAGATGGTACTATTGTAGGAGTTAGTAACAGATTCTGTGAAATAAGTGGATATAAAGAGAAGGAATTGATTAGTAAACCATTTGAGATGATAATGGATTCTGAGATAGCAGAACAAACAAACAAGAGTATTAAAGAAAGCTTACAAAAAGATGGAGAGTGGAGCGGTGATTTAAAAAACAGAACTAAAGATGGAAAAATATATTGGCTTAGTAGCAAAACAGAGTCAAAAATAAAAGATAAAAAATTAATATGTTTCAATCATATTATGCATGATGTCACATATAAAAAAATAAATGAAGATCTTCTTCTTGGTGATGAACTAACCAACATGTACAACAGAAGATATTTTAATGATCTTTTTCCAAGAACAGCTAAGGGTATAAAAAGAAATGGTGGTTGTTTTAATCTTATAGTTTTAGACATAGATGATTTTAAAAATTATAACGATATTTATGGGCATGATAATGGTGATAAGGCTATTGTAGATATATCAAATGTTATAATAAAGTCTTTTAGACGTCCTGATGATTTCTGCTTTAGGCTTGGCGGAGCAGAATTCGGTATTATATTTAAATCAGCTAATGAGGACGAGGGGTATTTATATACGCAAGTTCTCAGAAAAAATATAGAGATGATCCGTATTAAACATGAGGGAAATGTTATATATAAAGTTTTAACCGCATCATTTGGTCTAGTTTCTGTTATGAGTGATAATATAGGTGATGAAAAAGAGATTTATAAATTAGCGTATGAACATCTTTACAGAGCAAAAGAAGATGGTAGAAACAAAGTTATTCGTAAACTTGCATAG